In one window of Lacticaseibacillus casei DSM 20011 = JCM 1134 = ATCC 393 DNA:
- a CDS encoding F0F1 ATP synthase subunit epsilon, translating into MAETSNVLRVNIVTPDGLVYDHHAKMLVVHSVAGELGIMANHEPIVTPLAIGEVDVQRVDSSDHNDSIAVNGGFMEVSDNVASIVADSAERERDIDLSRAQAARDRAKKRIEQAKNENNQDDLRRAQVALRRAINRINVKTSH; encoded by the coding sequence TTGGCAGAAACGAGCAATGTTCTTCGCGTCAATATCGTGACGCCTGATGGTTTGGTTTACGACCATCATGCCAAGATGTTGGTGGTTCATTCTGTTGCTGGCGAATTGGGGATCATGGCCAACCATGAGCCAATCGTCACCCCGTTAGCGATCGGGGAGGTTGACGTACAACGTGTTGACTCAAGCGATCATAACGATTCAATTGCGGTCAACGGCGGTTTCATGGAGGTTTCGGATAACGTCGCCTCAATCGTCGCTGACTCAGCCGAACGCGAACGCGATATTGACCTGAGCCGTGCTCAAGCAGCACGTGATCGGGCTAAGAAGCGGATCGAGCAGGCCAAGAATGAAAACAACCAAGATGATCTGCGGCGGGCGCAAGTCGCATTGCGGCGCGCCATCAACCGGATCAATGTTAAAACCAGTCATTAG
- a CDS encoding DUF1146 family protein encodes MFQEIGLNAAITLVSHFVFIMLAFRALNALRFEQFIKANHVREAQVLLLFMAVGLGYLVSSFFLSLVQAALNLPKLFL; translated from the coding sequence ATGTTTCAGGAAATCGGCCTAAATGCCGCCATAACGCTCGTGTCCCATTTTGTTTTCATCATGTTGGCATTCCGGGCATTGAATGCGCTGCGTTTTGAGCAGTTCATTAAGGCCAACCATGTCCGTGAAGCGCAAGTTTTGTTGCTTTTCATGGCCGTTGGGTTAGGTTATTTAGTTAGCTCCTTCTTTTTATCGCTCGTTCAAGCAGCTTTAAACTTACCTAAACTTTTCCTATAA
- a CDS encoding rod shape-determining protein has translation MAKDIGIDLGTANVLINVKGKGIVLNEPSVVAIDTHTGKVLAVGTEAYKMVGRTPGNIRSIRPLKDGVIADFDITEAMLEYFINKLNVKGVFSKPNILICAPTNITDIEQKAIIQAAEKSGGRHVYLEFEPKVAAVGAGLDIFQPQGNMVIDIGGGTSDIAVLSLGEIVTSRSLRLAGDKMDSSIAAYVKNKHKLIIGEHTAEQIKIKIGAVYDADPKETIEVRGRDIATGLPREVSVTSEEVSDALHETMMAIIDGAKGVLEKTPPELSADIIDRGIMLTGGGALLKGISQLFAAELKVPVLLADDPLDAVALGTGVLLDNIEHHRQY, from the coding sequence ATGGCAAAAGATATTGGGATCGACTTAGGGACAGCCAATGTACTGATCAATGTTAAAGGCAAAGGCATCGTCTTAAATGAGCCGTCCGTTGTCGCCATTGATACCCATACCGGCAAAGTATTAGCGGTGGGGACAGAAGCCTATAAAATGGTTGGGCGCACACCGGGTAACATTCGGTCAATTCGACCACTAAAAGATGGCGTTATCGCTGATTTCGACATTACCGAAGCAATGCTTGAATATTTCATTAACAAATTAAATGTAAAAGGCGTGTTTTCCAAACCCAATATTTTGATTTGTGCACCAACAAACATTACGGACATTGAGCAAAAGGCCATCATCCAGGCGGCCGAAAAATCCGGTGGCCGTCATGTCTACCTTGAGTTCGAGCCTAAGGTAGCAGCAGTTGGTGCCGGTTTGGATATTTTCCAGCCGCAAGGGAACATGGTGATCGATATCGGTGGTGGTACCAGTGACATCGCGGTACTTTCTTTGGGGGAGATTGTTACCAGTCGTTCACTGCGTTTAGCAGGCGATAAAATGGATTCGTCGATTGCAGCTTATGTGAAGAACAAACACAAGCTGATTATCGGCGAGCATACCGCTGAACAGATTAAAATCAAAATCGGCGCGGTTTACGACGCCGATCCTAAAGAAACCATTGAAGTTCGTGGTCGGGATATCGCAACCGGCTTGCCGCGTGAGGTTTCGGTGACTTCGGAGGAAGTTTCTGACGCTTTGCACGAAACCATGATGGCGATCATCGACGGCGCTAAAGGTGTCTTGGAAAAGACCCCGCCAGAGCTTTCTGCCGATATTATCGATCGCGGCATTATGTTGACTGGCGGCGGTGCGTTATTGAAAGGCATCTCCCAGTTATTCGCCGCGGAATTGAAGGTGCCAGTGCTCTTGGCTGATGATCCGTTAGACGCGGTTGCTTTAGGCACAGGTGTCTTACTGGACAACATCGAACATCATCGGCAGTACTAG
- a CDS encoding DNA-directed RNA polymerase subunit beta, protein MDPEYPKRIFHHIKIWLIIAAIALILGLLIGFGMGGSNPFKVFLPSTWIHFFNFLR, encoded by the coding sequence ATGGACCCGGAGTATCCGAAACGTATTTTCCATCACATTAAAATTTGGCTGATCATTGCCGCGATCGCGTTGATTTTAGGACTGTTGATCGGTTTTGGCATGGGCGGCAGTAATCCGTTTAAGGTTTTTTTGCCGTCGACGTGGATCCATTTCTTTAATTTCCTGCGTTAG
- the yidD gene encoding membrane protein insertion efficiency factor YidD, with the protein MKQILTWLVRGYQRFISPLLPPSCRYYPTCSTYMIQALQRHGAIKGTLMGIARILRCNPFVKGGLDPVPAYFTLRRNPHPENDLDLSDIQNLNHKLGGHHG; encoded by the coding sequence ATGAAGCAAATCCTGACCTGGCTGGTGCGGGGCTACCAGCGGTTTATTTCCCCGTTATTGCCGCCGAGCTGCCGGTATTATCCGACCTGTTCGACGTACATGATTCAGGCGTTGCAGCGACATGGCGCCATTAAAGGGACGCTCATGGGGATTGCCCGGATCTTGCGGTGCAACCCCTTTGTTAAAGGTGGACTTGATCCGGTCCCGGCTTATTTCACGTTGCGGCGGAATCCGCATCCTGAAAATGACTTGGATCTCAGCGACATTCAAAATCTTAATCATAAGCTAGGAGGCCATCATGGCTAA
- a CDS encoding DUF2969 domain-containing protein, giving the protein MAKERNIKVTQTDETRNGHTVSVLKIGDQEIGFIEPDGTRFAAYVAGSDKPNRFKSMDDAVNALIAEYHLHQG; this is encoded by the coding sequence ATGGCTAAAGAAAGAAACATCAAGGTCACCCAAACGGATGAAACCCGCAATGGCCACACGGTTTCGGTGTTAAAAATCGGTGATCAGGAAATTGGGTTTATTGAACCGGATGGCACCCGGTTTGCTGCTTACGTTGCCGGTTCAGACAAGCCAAATCGCTTTAAAAGTATGGATGACGCTGTCAACGCGTTGATTGCGGAATATCATTTGCATCAGGGTTGA
- a CDS encoding FtsW/RodA/SpoVE family cell cycle protein produces the protein MESHEIKSNSEGDRIDYGIILSVMLLALIGLVSIYLAASHDGSTSQNPVRATIMQGAWYAIGGIGIFFVMRFDAEQLWRIAPYLYGIGIFLMIAVLIFYDRATELNTGAKSWFALGPISFQPSEIMKPAYILMLSRVVTQHNAAYSHTIQNDWKLIGRMVLWTLPIAVLMKLQNDFGTTLVFLAIFAGVTLVAGINWRILLPIALGAAALGTLAILLVTQSWGRSFLGSIGFKTYQFARIDSWLNPSGSTSGDSYQLWQSMKAIGSGQLTGKGPFHMAVAVPVRESDMIFSVIGEAFGFVGAAVLILLYFMLIYQMIRVTFDTKNEFYAYISTGVIMMILFHVFENIGMNIGLLPLTGIPLPFISQGGSFLLANMLSVGMVLSMRYHHTSYMFSRDTEDFE, from the coding sequence GTGGAATCGCATGAAATTAAATCAAATTCTGAAGGCGATCGCATCGACTACGGCATCATTTTGTCAGTCATGCTGCTGGCGCTGATTGGTTTAGTGTCAATTTATCTGGCGGCGTCTCATGATGGTTCGACTTCGCAGAATCCGGTCAGGGCCACGATTATGCAGGGAGCCTGGTACGCGATTGGTGGCATCGGGATCTTCTTCGTCATGCGGTTTGATGCAGAACAGCTGTGGCGAATTGCGCCTTATTTGTATGGTATCGGGATCTTTCTGATGATCGCCGTTTTGATTTTTTATGATCGGGCGACTGAGCTTAATACCGGTGCCAAAAGCTGGTTTGCACTTGGACCAATCAGTTTCCAACCTTCGGAAATCATGAAACCGGCATATATCTTGATGCTAAGCCGAGTCGTCACCCAGCACAATGCAGCTTATTCACACACGATCCAAAACGATTGGAAATTAATTGGCCGTATGGTGTTGTGGACCCTTCCGATTGCCGTCTTGATGAAGTTGCAAAATGACTTCGGGACAACGTTGGTCTTTCTGGCCATTTTTGCCGGGGTCACCTTGGTGGCGGGCATTAATTGGCGGATTCTATTACCGATTGCCTTAGGCGCAGCTGCACTTGGAACACTGGCCATTTTGCTGGTTACGCAGTCGTGGGGCCGGTCGTTTCTCGGCTCAATCGGCTTCAAAACGTATCAATTTGCCCGAATCGATTCATGGTTAAATCCATCTGGCAGCACCAGTGGCGATAGTTACCAATTATGGCAATCGATGAAGGCGATCGGTTCAGGACAGTTAACCGGAAAAGGCCCGTTCCACATGGCCGTCGCGGTGCCAGTGCGGGAATCGGATATGATTTTTTCCGTGATTGGCGAAGCATTCGGGTTTGTCGGCGCAGCGGTGCTGATTCTGTTATACTTTATGTTGATCTATCAGATGATTCGGGTCACGTTCGATACCAAGAACGAGTTTTATGCTTACATCTCGACTGGTGTCATCATGATGATCTTATTCCACGTGTTTGAAAATATTGGCATGAACATCGGCTTGTTGCCACTGACAGGGATTCCGCTACCGTTCATTTCACAAGGGGGTTCATTCCTGCTTGCAAATATGCTATCGGTCGGCATGGTCCTCTCGATGCGCTATCACCATACAAGCTACATGTTCAGCCGCGACACAGAAGATTTTGAATAG
- a CDS encoding glycine cleavage system protein H: MATTYFWQDELAAGQVRLGLTQDAQETLGKIKFVDLPQVGTSLTVGKPFLSVEAEKAVLDLEAPLAGTVVDAHQELSDKPALLDETDHNHNWVVTVSTK; this comes from the coding sequence ATGGCAACGACTTATTTTTGGCAAGACGAACTGGCGGCGGGTCAGGTTCGTTTGGGGTTAACCCAGGATGCACAGGAAACGTTAGGTAAAATTAAATTTGTTGATTTACCGCAAGTTGGTACGAGTTTAACGGTTGGTAAACCGTTTTTGAGTGTTGAAGCGGAAAAGGCTGTCCTCGATCTTGAGGCACCGCTGGCCGGGACTGTGGTAGATGCTCACCAAGAACTTAGTGACAAACCTGCCTTGTTAGACGAAACCGATCATAATCACAATTGGGTTGTGACTGTTTCAACCAAATAA
- a CDS encoding ArgE/DapE family deacylase, whose translation MTDPVALLQKLIRIDSANGHELAVAKVLQAEFEAAGIPTKLIPYKDDRVNLVAELNQGGRVLGFTGHQDVVSPGDESAWTYPPFSGKIVNNVMYGRGTDDMKSGLAAMTLALIALKQAGFKHHIRFMATVGEEFGAMGARQLTEQGYADDLAGLIVGEPTDKLLQYAHGGTVNYEIDSEGVSVHSSRPEKGVNAIDGLVAFAEREPTAFDQAPDDPDLGVFRHSITVINGGDQVNTIPAHAYLRGNLRPTPAANIDLVVDLLKQLVERANQATSAKLTLKVLHRFLPVHSDKNGHLVTTANQAIAAVTGTPAKLAVAYGGTDASEFIRSDNHFDVIVYGPGDNHFSHQVDEHVDLDSYKTAIKTYQEMAKRFFN comes from the coding sequence ATGACAGATCCTGTTGCACTGTTGCAAAAATTAATTCGCATTGACTCAGCAAACGGTCACGAGCTGGCCGTGGCAAAGGTCTTGCAGGCTGAGTTTGAGGCCGCCGGTATTCCTACCAAACTGATTCCGTACAAAGATGATCGGGTTAATTTAGTGGCAGAACTTAATCAAGGTGGTCGCGTGCTTGGCTTCACTGGTCACCAAGATGTTGTCAGTCCCGGCGACGAGTCTGCGTGGACGTACCCGCCTTTTTCCGGAAAAATTGTCAACAATGTCATGTATGGTCGCGGGACTGATGACATGAAAAGCGGTCTGGCGGCGATGACACTCGCGCTGATTGCCTTGAAGCAAGCCGGTTTTAAACATCACATTCGGTTCATGGCAACGGTTGGTGAAGAATTTGGCGCGATGGGAGCTCGACAACTCACTGAACAAGGCTATGCCGATGATTTGGCAGGCTTGATTGTTGGCGAACCAACTGACAAATTGCTGCAGTATGCGCATGGCGGGACCGTCAACTACGAAATCGACAGTGAAGGCGTCTCGGTTCATAGTTCGCGACCGGAAAAAGGCGTCAACGCCATCGATGGGTTAGTGGCCTTTGCCGAACGGGAGCCAACTGCCTTTGATCAAGCGCCAGATGATCCGGACCTAGGTGTCTTTCGCCATTCAATCACGGTGATCAACGGTGGCGACCAAGTCAACACGATTCCTGCCCATGCCTATCTACGCGGCAACTTACGGCCAACTCCGGCTGCCAATATTGACTTAGTCGTCGACCTGTTGAAACAATTAGTCGAGCGGGCCAATCAAGCTACGTCTGCCAAATTAACGCTCAAGGTCTTGCATCGGTTCCTGCCAGTGCACTCCGACAAAAATGGTCACCTTGTCACCACTGCTAATCAGGCAATTGCAGCTGTCACCGGTACGCCAGCCAAACTTGCGGTAGCTTACGGCGGCACCGATGCGTCTGAATTCATTCGGTCTGACAACCACTTTGACGTCATCGTTTATGGCCCGGGTGACAATCATTTCAGCCACCAAGTCGATGAACACGTCGACTTAGACAGCTACAAGACCGCCATCAAGACCTATCAGGAGATGGCAAAGCGGTTCTTCAACTAA
- a CDS encoding MetQ/NlpA family ABC transporter substrate-binding protein — MKRFWKIFATIAVLGLILVGCGNSNSSSSSQKQTTVKIGVVGADNRVLQSVAKKVKKQGINIKIVQFSDYNQPNTALKDHDIDLNLFQHQYFLNNWNKTHHGDLVSIGQTIIAPLAIYSKKITKISQIKQGDTIALPNDSTNEGRALQLLQAAGLIKLNTKVALPTTRDVTDNKLNLKLKAVDAAQTASSLPDVAASVINSGVAQDAKLNPKKAIYTEKVNKQSQPWINVFVANKKDKNNKTYQKIVKAFRTKDTANLIEKLYHGSEVPAWTQKF, encoded by the coding sequence ATGAAGCGTTTTTGGAAGATTTTTGCCACCATTGCAGTATTAGGACTAATTTTGGTTGGTTGTGGTAACAGTAACAGCAGTAGCAGCAGTCAGAAGCAGACAACGGTCAAGATTGGGGTCGTTGGTGCGGATAATCGGGTTTTGCAATCCGTTGCCAAGAAGGTCAAGAAACAAGGTATCAATATTAAAATTGTCCAGTTCTCTGATTACAACCAACCTAATACAGCGTTGAAGGATCATGATATTGATTTGAACTTGTTCCAGCATCAGTATTTTCTGAACAACTGGAACAAGACGCATCATGGTGATCTTGTCAGCATCGGCCAGACCATTATTGCGCCGTTAGCGATTTATTCTAAGAAGATCACGAAAATCAGTCAGATCAAGCAAGGCGACACAATTGCGTTGCCAAATGACTCGACTAACGAAGGCCGGGCGCTGCAATTGTTGCAGGCGGCAGGTTTGATCAAGCTCAATACGAAGGTGGCTTTGCCAACAACCCGTGATGTGACCGACAACAAGCTGAATTTGAAGCTTAAAGCGGTCGATGCCGCGCAAACGGCCAGTTCCTTGCCGGATGTTGCAGCGTCCGTGATTAATTCAGGCGTGGCCCAGGATGCCAAGTTGAATCCTAAGAAGGCTATTTACACGGAGAAGGTCAACAAACAGAGTCAACCTTGGATTAACGTGTTTGTGGCGAATAAGAAGGACAAAAATAATAAAACTTACCAGAAAATTGTGAAGGCATTCCGGACGAAGGATACGGCTAATCTGATTGAGAAGCTGTACCATGGGAGTGAAGTACCGGCCTGGACGCAGAAGTTTTAA
- a CDS encoding MetQ/NlpA family ABC transporter substrate-binding protein → MKSWKRAIITLALVLPLFVLAACGKSSSSTSKNTTVKVGIMSTDKEIWTDIQSRLKKQGVTIKLVQFTDYNQPNQALEDGDIQLNAFQHHNFLDNWNKKHNTKIVDIGATYIGPMRAYSNKIKSLKDVKAGDKISLPNDPSNEGRALQLLAQNGLLTLKKGVASPTIRDITENKLNLKFTELDAAQTARSLDDVAVAVVNNDIAAAANLKPANAIAVEKITKQSKPWVNFIAAKSAKDKNNATYKKIVKAYQTKRTAELLKKVYKGSTLPAWNYKF, encoded by the coding sequence ATGAAGTCTTGGAAAAGAGCCATTATCACACTTGCTTTGGTTTTGCCATTATTTGTTTTAGCAGCCTGTGGTAAGTCGTCATCAAGCACCAGCAAAAATACCACGGTTAAAGTCGGCATCATGAGTACGGACAAGGAAATTTGGACAGACATCCAGTCACGGTTGAAGAAGCAGGGTGTCACGATCAAACTGGTGCAGTTTACGGATTATAACCAACCGAATCAGGCACTGGAAGACGGCGACATTCAGTTGAACGCTTTTCAGCACCATAATTTCTTAGACAACTGGAATAAGAAACACAACACCAAGATTGTTGACATCGGTGCAACTTATATTGGGCCGATGCGTGCTTATTCCAACAAAATCAAGTCGCTCAAAGACGTTAAAGCCGGCGACAAGATTTCCTTGCCTAACGATCCTTCAAACGAAGGCCGGGCGCTGCAGTTACTCGCGCAAAACGGCTTGCTGACGCTGAAAAAAGGTGTGGCATCGCCAACCATTCGCGATATTACGGAAAATAAGCTTAACTTGAAGTTTACCGAACTGGATGCAGCCCAGACCGCACGCTCATTGGATGACGTTGCAGTGGCCGTTGTCAATAATGATATTGCGGCAGCAGCCAATCTGAAGCCGGCCAATGCGATTGCGGTTGAAAAGATTACCAAGCAGTCTAAGCCATGGGTTAACTTCATCGCTGCCAAGTCGGCGAAAGACAAGAACAACGCCACTTACAAGAAGATTGTCAAAGCTTACCAGACGAAGCGGACGGCTGAGCTGCTGAAGAAGGTTTACAAAGGCTCAACATTGCCAGCCTGGAACTACAAGTTTTAA
- a CDS encoding methionine ABC transporter ATP-binding protein, producing the protein MSDQAVVTLKDVDVEFHGKTRSVHAVDHVNLTVNRGDVYGIVGYSGAGKSTLVRTINLLQRPTSGSVNVLGQDMLALSAAQLRKERKRIGMIFQHFNLMNSRTIADNVAFPLKGIKSKQEIKKKVAELLDLVGLTDRANSYPAQLSGGQKQRVGIARALASDPEILISDEATSALDPKTTSSILDLLKSLNERLGLTIVLITHQMEAVKQICNRVAVMDAGAIIERGDLLQVFSDPKQQLTKDFIDTTLQLDQAIESVLQQPAVKNLGPNDRLLRLTYVGASADQPLVAKLFESYHVTANILFGDIQILQDTPFGNLIVVLSGDQAQVDAGIQYLKQQDVKIEDILKKEA; encoded by the coding sequence ATGTCAGATCAAGCAGTTGTGACGTTAAAAGACGTGGACGTTGAATTCCACGGGAAGACCCGCTCGGTACATGCCGTTGATCACGTCAATTTAACGGTCAATCGCGGGGATGTTTATGGGATTGTCGGCTATTCAGGAGCCGGCAAGTCGACATTGGTCCGGACCATCAATCTGTTGCAGCGGCCAACCAGCGGCAGCGTCAATGTTTTAGGCCAGGATATGCTAGCTTTGTCAGCGGCACAGCTACGTAAGGAACGTAAGCGGATCGGCATGATTTTTCAGCATTTTAATCTGATGAACAGCCGCACGATTGCCGATAATGTCGCGTTTCCGTTAAAAGGCATTAAATCAAAGCAGGAGATAAAGAAGAAAGTTGCTGAGCTGCTGGATTTGGTTGGGCTGACAGATCGGGCAAATTCCTATCCGGCGCAACTATCCGGCGGGCAAAAGCAACGGGTCGGGATTGCACGGGCCTTGGCGTCTGATCCGGAAATCTTGATCTCCGATGAAGCGACCAGCGCGTTGGATCCGAAAACCACGAGTTCAATTTTGGATCTTTTGAAATCGCTGAATGAACGGTTGGGATTAACGATTGTTCTGATTACCCACCAAATGGAGGCGGTTAAACAGATTTGTAATCGCGTTGCCGTTATGGATGCGGGCGCCATCATTGAACGCGGCGATTTGCTGCAGGTCTTTTCCGACCCAAAGCAGCAGTTGACCAAGGATTTCATCGATACGACGTTGCAGCTTGATCAGGCGATTGAATCAGTTTTGCAGCAGCCTGCCGTTAAGAACCTTGGGCCGAATGATCGCTTGTTGCGGTTAACTTACGTCGGGGCTTCGGCCGATCAACCATTGGTGGCCAAGTTGTTTGAAAGTTACCACGTGACTGCGAACATTTTGTTTGGCGATATTCAGATTTTACAGGATACACCATTTGGCAATCTGATTGTGGTTTTGTCCGGGGATCAAGCGCAAGTGGACGCCGGCATTCAGTATCTCAAACAGCAGGATGTCAAAATCGAAGACATCTTAAAGAAGGAGGCCTAG
- a CDS encoding methionine ABC transporter permease, producing MVQFFTKYFPNVVPIWSGDGGVTQAINETLYMTALTAIAAGVLGIIIGILLVLTDDGGLLANHPFYFVLDKLVNIFRAVPFIILLAIMTPVTRAIVGTGIGPTAALVPLIAGTTPFYARQVQNALLTVDPGVIEAAEAMGVSPLGIVWRVYLREGLSELIRVSVLTIISVIGLTAMAGAVGGGGLGNLAIAVGYQRYQYDVIIVSLIFILALVFLVQFIGDFFARKSHH from the coding sequence ATGGTACAATTTTTTACAAAATATTTTCCTAACGTTGTGCCTATCTGGTCCGGCGATGGCGGCGTGACGCAGGCAATCAACGAGACGCTGTACATGACGGCCTTGACAGCAATTGCTGCCGGAGTGCTGGGCATTATTATTGGGATCTTGCTGGTCTTGACCGATGACGGCGGACTACTGGCCAATCATCCGTTTTACTTCGTTTTGGATAAATTGGTGAACATTTTCCGAGCGGTGCCGTTTATCATTTTGCTGGCGATCATGACGCCAGTGACGCGCGCTATTGTCGGAACCGGCATCGGCCCGACCGCGGCGTTGGTACCATTGATCGCCGGGACGACCCCGTTTTACGCACGGCAGGTGCAAAACGCCTTGTTGACAGTTGATCCCGGAGTTATTGAGGCGGCCGAAGCGATGGGCGTTTCACCGTTAGGGATTGTCTGGCGCGTTTACTTGCGTGAAGGGTTGTCTGAATTGATTCGGGTTTCCGTCTTGACGATCATCTCCGTCATCGGCTTAACGGCCATGGCTGGGGCTGTCGGTGGTGGCGGTCTCGGGAATCTGGCCATTGCGGTCGGCTACCAACGTTACCAGTACGACGTGATCATTGTTTCCCTGATCTTCATTTTGGCACTGGTCTTCTTGGTTCAGTTTATCGGCGATTTCTTTGCACGGAAGAGCCACCATTAA
- the sufC gene encoding Fe-S cluster assembly ATPase SufC: MHTLEIKDLHVKIKSEPEHPEILTGVNLKLATGEIHAIMGPNGTGKSTLAETIMGNPAYEVTQGDILIDGKSILDLAVDERARAGLFLGMQYPQEIAGVTNAEFIRAAINARRPEDDQIRITDFLKQLDKTMATLEMPESMADRYLNQGFSGGEKKRNEILQLMMIHPHFGLLDEIDSGLDIDALRIVAKGVNLMRGPEFGSMIITHYQRLLDYIIPDVVHVMKGGRIIESGGPDLAKELEKTGYEHLKVGEQNG; encoded by the coding sequence GTGCATACACTTGAGATTAAAGATTTACATGTCAAAATTAAGTCAGAACCGGAGCATCCGGAGATCTTAACCGGGGTCAATTTGAAGTTGGCAACCGGCGAGATTCACGCCATTATGGGTCCAAATGGTACAGGTAAGTCGACGTTGGCCGAGACAATCATGGGTAATCCGGCTTATGAGGTGACTCAAGGCGACATTCTGATTGACGGGAAGTCGATTCTGGACCTTGCTGTCGATGAACGGGCGCGTGCCGGGTTGTTTCTCGGCATGCAGTACCCGCAGGAAATTGCCGGGGTGACGAATGCGGAATTCATTCGTGCTGCGATCAATGCGCGGCGTCCGGAAGATGATCAGATTCGTATTACCGATTTTTTGAAACAATTAGATAAGACGATGGCAACCCTTGAGATGCCGGAATCAATGGCAGATCGGTATCTGAATCAAGGCTTTTCCGGGGGTGAAAAGAAACGTAATGAAATTCTACAGTTGATGATGATTCATCCGCATTTTGGCTTACTGGATGAAATCGACTCCGGCTTGGATATTGATGCACTGCGGATCGTCGCCAAGGGGGTTAACCTGATGCGCGGACCGGAATTCGGCAGCATGATTATTACCCATTATCAGCGTCTGTTGGATTACATTATTCCTGATGTTGTGCACGTCATGAAAGGCGGCCGGATCATCGAAAGCGGTGGCCCTGACTTAGCCAAAGAATTGGAAAAGACCGGCTATGAACACCTTAAAGTGGGTGAACAAAATGGTTGA
- a CDS encoding SufD family Fe-S cluster assembly protein gives MVETTTLPAPNLLKFPLARYLKNQPDAVEDRVILHAPQAIAYAAGSSEVQRFTPTNSLDAWLLRSPQGATTVDIPAHFVSGDDPIVLTGPKNAGGLLYVHVGRGAKVTLQEKWASGGHVLGIWLMLVVDADADVNWLSYDSFTADTVLVNRTATLAANAKLNWTLAGFSHNSGLNRVDVRLLGQNAEATVNVGVLASGNQHVSYTTSVTNEGQHTVGHINQRGVITGNAHLMFNGIGHIIKGARGSDAQQENRVLMLSQRAEGDANPILLIDENDVTAGHAASVTRVNADQLYYLMSRGLSATLAKRLVIRGFLEGGLAEIDDVRLKKELFATIDRTLVAEDA, from the coding sequence ATGGTTGAAACAACAACGCTGCCGGCGCCTAATCTGCTTAAGTTTCCGTTGGCGCGCTATTTAAAGAACCAACCTGATGCCGTTGAGGATCGGGTTATCTTGCATGCACCTCAGGCAATCGCTTATGCGGCCGGGTCGAGTGAAGTTCAGCGTTTTACGCCGACAAATTCGCTTGATGCATGGCTGCTGCGTTCGCCTCAAGGGGCAACGACGGTCGATATTCCCGCCCATTTTGTTAGCGGCGATGACCCCATCGTCCTGACAGGGCCTAAAAACGCCGGTGGTTTACTGTACGTTCATGTTGGCAGAGGCGCCAAGGTTACCCTGCAGGAAAAGTGGGCTAGTGGCGGCCACGTGTTAGGTATTTGGCTCATGTTGGTGGTTGATGCCGACGCGGACGTTAATTGGCTGAGCTATGATAGCTTTACTGCCGACACTGTGCTGGTGAATCGCACGGCGACATTAGCCGCCAATGCGAAGCTTAATTGGACATTGGCCGGATTTTCGCATAACTCCGGTTTGAATCGAGTCGATGTGCGCTTGCTGGGACAAAACGCCGAGGCAACAGTTAACGTGGGCGTTTTGGCTTCCGGCAATCAACATGTCAGCTATACGACATCCGTGACCAATGAAGGCCAGCATACGGTGGGGCACATTAACCAGCGCGGTGTGATTACCGGCAATGCCCACCTGATGTTTAATGGGATTGGCCACATCATCAAGGGTGCCCGCGGAAGTGATGCTCAACAGGAAAATCGCGTGTTGATGTTATCACAGCGAGCGGAAGGCGATGCCAACCCAATCCTATTAATTGATGAAAATGACGTCACGGCCGGACATGCTGCTTCCGTGACGCGGGTGAATGCCGATCAGCTTTACTATTTAATGAGTCGCGGACTTTCTGCGACCTTAGCAAAACGATTGGTGATTCGCGGCTTTTTGGAAGGCGGTTTGGCTGAAATCGATGATGTTCGGCTGAAAAAAGAACTGTTTGCAACGATTGATCGAACGCTGGTGGCTGAAGATGCGTGA